One Glycine max cultivar Williams 82 chromosome 1, Glycine_max_v4.0, whole genome shotgun sequence genomic window, tttatattgGAAGACATTATTGATCATATTATTACCAAGTTAAtgacattttatattttcttataaattataattacgtagataataattaaattataaactagAATGTAAGTGATAATATTACTAAAACAATAAtgtattaattacattttaaatatgaaaattaattatgttgaaagacgtataattatatttttatgagatacatttattttatttttataaaaataaatattttttaatcaaaatttatagaaaatatataacaatattttaaatataatgataaagttaaaatatttttataaatgaaatagaagaaaaatgtaatttttattatttttaataatattcaattatttaatgaatttaataattatataataacgtttaagtatttaattattagttttaataatGTCAAAGCATATAATatcttttttggtaattttaattatgcaaAAGACCTTCTACAATTTCATCCAAATaccatattattttaaataagcaCTTAAGAGCTTATCATCCaaacatcaaattaatttagGTAAAAGTAAGATAAGAGTTTCTTGAATAAGTTCCTTACCAGACTGTACATTGAGAAGCAAaagtatttctttttcattggctttgtttttcattattcatcatatttttaattatttatttgtttcttatttaaTCTAGTTGAAATTGAGCTGATGTAGTTCACATTTATATTGTTGACActtatttcttatttgtttAAGAATGGGCCAATGTTACAATGTAAtgactcattttatttattattttatttgtttgttttgtactGTATCAAAATGAGGTCAATGTGACCTAACTCAAGTCAAAGAAGTAGGGTAATAAAAgcaataagaaaattataatagacTAATGAAAACTACTAGGCCCATGTGCTAGCCCATTCAtcctttttctaaaattaaaaaagaaagaaagagagaaataataaataaaaacaaagctcATCGGTCTAACCTACttgttgaattttaaataataagagaaagaagaaacaacATAATGTCCCATTACCCTACAAATTAAGAAACAACataacaagaaataaaataaagattccGGAATCAAATTTGTCAAATGTAATTTGTTTGTGTATAAAGgatgaaaaatcaataaaaagggataaaataattagagattaataaaatttggtGTTCGTAATGATGAAGAAATGGACGGTGACTATATATGCCATGACTTTATGCTTTATCTTTGTCtctctaattatttttcttacaatGAAAAGAAAGTATTTATACTGTCATGTTCTCTTGtctattaaagaaaaaagtatttatataagttcatcaattttctctttcaatttctctatagtttgtgtttttgttttttcccaCTTGAAACACTAGGTAAAAGTCGGAGAGAAGGGAGTGTGTTGTCTTAATTCATTACAAAAGACATCTCACAAGCTTGAAAAATGTCAACCAAATCTTTCACGTCAATGTTGTTTAACCTCTCGCTGTTTCACATTGAATCTTTTTgacattttaaagtttttatatttatcaaaattatttgtacttatttaaataatttgaactCTAACCACAATACGATCCATCAATTTCATTCAAAGtggaataaattaaaattcacttCCCATTAACAGTTTATTTACAAGGACATACATGAATTGcaatatatctttttaaaagtttgaagCTACAACAATCTCAAGCTTCTAATCATTTTTACCAAGGATCTTACGACTGTATGCATGAACGTCTAAATACACCACGTTTGTATTGACTACTCTAAATTTAAAAGGATctcacttaattttaaaatgctaagactcaaacaattaaattataagacaCCAAAACTCCACATGAGCAAGCTAGTGTTTAATTGGAATACCGTTTTCTTAATTCACCATCCACTAAAATAAGGGATGCATTGTCACTCCTCACGCCACATAGAAATACGACGTCATAATTAATTAGACTTTAGGAGTTGAAGGAGGAAGTAACCATTTGGAACCTTCAATCAtgcaaagtctaattaatatgaaaatcttttcgaaatttgttattattatttttattcttttttaatctaattttagaaCTGAGTCATAAAAGACTCAAAAGAAATAGAATTGGATtatataaaactaaatatagAAAAAAGAGCTTTTagcttttttacttttttttacttttttaaaaatgtttttatatttttttctgtttttttcttaacttttatactttatttttaacgAAATAGGGTGGTCACATATAAGACATATAACAAGCTTGAAAAATGTCAACCAAAGTTTTCACCTCCCACTTTATATACTTTTAGCTAAACTAATACATCATGTTAgtatctttattatattttaaacttgttATAATTACCATCCAAATCATTTGTAtctatttcaataatttaagCTATATCCACAATACAAATcatctattttatataaaattaaataaattaaaatacatttccCATTTTCATGAATTTACAGGGACATATATTGACTACATTATGTCCTTTTAAAAGCTTGAAGCtagaacaataataaatttccaattatttttaacaaaggTGTTATCATAGTGCACATGAACACCAAAACTCACTTAATCCAAATTTACAAGGATctcacttaattttaaaatgccaAGACTAAAGCAAATAAATTACAAGACACCAAAACTCAACAACTCGAGCAATCTAGTATTGAATTGGAATACCATTTTCTAATTCACCATCCACTAAAACATGGGGTGCATTATTCCTCAAGCCAGACAAAAATGTGGTAATTAATTAAACCCTGGGAGTTGGAGGAGGAAGTAGCCATTTGGAGCCTTCAATCATCGCAAGTGTTATGTAAGGTTTGACCTCCGTTTCACTTAGTTGCTTAGTTATAGTAGCACGCCCTTTGGGGTCTGCACCAGGTCCCGAGTTCTGATACTCTCCAAAACGAACAGTTCTATAAGTAGTCATGTATTGTATTGATTAGTATGACACCAAATCTAgtttaaaagtttataaaatgaaaagatgACAAGTATTGTGTGTAATGCATCATAAATACACATTTATGTAAAATTGGTCATGAAGAGTTAAATTAGAAAGTTACTTGTCATGTTCAGGGTGATTGTTGTTACTCCACCCTAATTTATTTACAATGTCACTCATGTTGCTGTATGCAAAGACCACTCTAGGATGAGACATCCATGCTCTCCCCAAGAAAGTGCCAGTCCCAGTTCCAGTAACGTCACAATGTACAAATGAGTAGGCATTGTCCTCTGTCTCGCTTTTCCTTGCTTGTGCCACTATAACAGTAATCCCATTGTCGCCAAGCGTTCTTAACTCAGTACTCTACATCATAAAATAAATCCTCAATACctattacaattatatttagtatatcacaaataaattgaaatatacaaatattacaATTCACGAAATTTTAGATACCACATATAGTGACTTCCCACTTCCAAAAATATAATCCATGGTGCCTTGAATTAAGCAGTCTTTGAAAAAATGTCTATTCCTATCATCGCAAATTGTGTCCTGGAATCCATACATCTTGCAATTATAAAATGCTGCTTTGTCACCCGAAATACGCAATGCCACTGCTTGACCTCCTGGCGTTTTTGGATCAGGTCTCGGTGCAGTGTTCTATACAGTCAAATTCACAAAccacaaacaaaaaacatgatAAGAAAAATGCAAACCCAAAAGATAAGTTTGCATCATTTAATTAACAAGACTTTGGAGGAAGATTGTATACAAACCGAGATCATGATGTTAGCTGCCACAAAATAATCTGATTCAACAATCAATGTAGCACTATCAACAGTGCCATATTGTTGTGCAGTGCCCCCAAAAGTCAAGTTTGGCATTTTCTCTGGTACCCCATACAAGGTGACAAAAGGCTTTGTCTtctcaattttgattttctcATTATAATTTCCAGCTCCAATGTAAATAATTACACGCTTAGTGTTCCCACTAGGTATACTTTTAATGGCATCAGTGATGGTCTTGAATTCCCCACTGCCATCTTGCATCACCTTTACAACCTTAGCGCCTTCTTCAGCAGTCACCAATGCTGGGTCCATGGTGCTCTTTCTTTGATCTAAAGGCCCCACATTAGTATTATACCATTCACCTAATTGTGCTTTGTTCGCGGGAATTGGCACAGTGTCATCAGATAAAACAACCTTTGTTGTTAGAAAAGCTACTACAAGAGTCACTTGAATGGTAAAACATATAGTTCTTGAAGCCATATTactagttttctttttctttttggatttgtttcTTAGGTGAATAGGTGATTGCAATTGcaatttataagaaatatagaACAAGTGAGATTCCTATTTTTGAGACAATATTCACTTTTAGAAAAGTTAATTTTGATTCAACGGTGTTTTTTGTTAAGCTAAAATTAAACAAGTGGTTAAAAGTTGATGGATTTGAGGTTATAGTttaataaatagattaattttttagttgaaGACAATAACATTTCTAAGGAGTTTTAGTTTCTAATCATACACGTGTGTAGCTTGAAATCGAAAACATTTTCTCCACACAAAATTAAGTATAGTTTTCCACAACAAATGTAGGCTATGAACCAATTGGGAAATTTTGAGGTTGGTTTGCATGAACCATTATGTTGTGgtgatttataatattttattttaactaggATTCAACTGCTATTTTTTTAGGCATTTTAAAGAGTATAAATACATTTCCCAAAAATAGTAGGGTTGGTAGCACAATATATCTTTACTCACAATTTTAAGCTTTAGAATTTTGATGATAATTTCATATATGTCCAATTACTCTACTAAGGAATTTTATACTtgcaaatttaaattcataaatgTACCACTACTACAATTCATTGATTTAACATCGTAagattaacatcaattttttaaaaaatcgatgttaagaaaAACACGGTgacattttcataaataagttgacttaattaacatcggttttggaaaaaccgatattaactagttgatgttaacatcggttactgaaaaactgatgttaagttTAATatcttaacattggttttgttaaagaaaccgatgttgtgttatCCATAAGTTAAAACCCCAAAATCCATTTTCCCCCCATGCGATAAGTTACCAAAATCCTTTCTCCCTTTCTTCCTCATCGCTCAGGCTCGAAAGACCCGTCTCTCTTCCTCACTCAACCTATCATTGAGGTTCGTGTGCTGCTTCACGAGTTCGGGTTAGTCACTACCGCGATTTAGGTACGTGGGTGCTCAAACCTTCATGTTGCTTTAACCTTTGTCCCTTTAgaatgttaacatcgggttCATGAGTTCGTTGTTTCATAGGTTTTAGACATAGTCTTGGCTCTTGGTTGGTGGGTTCGTGAGTTCGTGGGTTTGCGAGTTCGTTGTTCCATTTGGCACTTTTGATTTTGTAAGTTTTCTTTTCAACTTTTGATAGTTGTAACAATTCAAACAATGTAACATTGTAACTCCCAAAGATAACTGTTATTGTCAGTGGCTTCTAGTGATTTACTGAACCTTGAGTAAGAAAAGGACATAGCAACCCTCTTTCGAATTGTCGAAGCACTTCTTCCTTGAGTTGTTGCATGGTTCAGGAAATCACAAAACCCTCACAGTTGTCAACAAGGAGTCATGGGCCATTGATTGTAATTTATGCTGTAGAGCTGCCCAATTATGTGGCTTTAGAGATGATAGAGTACCTTAGGAAAACCTTGCTCATGTAGGTTATGTCTCAGAAGATGggatatatacaattttttcaaCACAGTTTCGACGAATTTAAATGATTCTCAGATTTTACTTCGAAGGGATAGCATTCGATCTTTATTCTCCTTTCATTGTCtcttattatttctttaaatactGGTTTTGAATGAAATATTGGTCGATTCTGTTTTGTATGCCAACCTAACCATGAGAGATGAGTGGTTTGAATACACTTGAAAATACATATATAGTCATATATGGTACTAGCAGCCACAATAATTGACCAAGGCGAAAAGTTGGATAGGGAGGAAGGTCTTGGACCATCGTTTCCTGCTGAAATTACTGTCAATACTCCATTTTTCATAGCATGAAATGCTCCAATGGCTATTACATCTCTAAAGAAGTTTTCATCACTGAACCCTCCAAGAGAAACTGTTATTATGTCAACCCCATCTGCAATTGCATCATCAAATGCAGCAAGTATGTCTGCATCAGAACAACCATCAAACCAACACACTTTATACACAACAA contains:
- the LOC100813174 gene encoding pectinesterase PPME1, which gives rise to MASRTICFTIQVTLVVAFLTTKVVLSDDTVPIPANKAQLGEWYNTNVGPLDQRKSTMDPALVTAEEGAKVVKVMQDGSGEFKTITDAIKSIPSGNTKRVIIYIGAGNYNEKIKIEKTKPFVTLYGVPEKMPNLTFGGTAQQYGTVDSATLIVESDYFVAANIMISNTAPRPDPKTPGGQAVALRISGDKAAFYNCKMYGFQDTICDDRNRHFFKDCLIQGTMDYIFGSGKSLYVSTELRTLGDNGITVIVAQARKSETEDNAYSFVHCDVTGTGTGTFLGRAWMSHPRVVFAYSNMSDIVNKLGWSNNNHPEHDKTVRFGEYQNSGPGADPKGRATITKQLSETEVKPYITLAMIEGSKWLLPPPTPRV